The Melanotaenia boesemani isolate fMelBoe1 chromosome 8, fMelBoe1.pri, whole genome shotgun sequence DNA window CAGATGCATGGAGTATTTTATGTTCTGGATGGATGAAGGtatggatggtccagatggatggaaatGTGGACGGTCCGGATTAATGGAGGTCTTGATGATCCTGATGGAAATAGTTGAGGATGAGCCAGATGGATGAAGGTCTGGATTGTCCAGATGGAAGGAGGTGAGATGTTAGAACCCTTCATGGTGGTCTCTGATAAAGCGGTCTAGGAGCCTTTCCTGCCATGATCCAAAAGGAAGAAGCGTGTCTTCTGCTTCATTCCACGATGCAGAAACACCAGCAGTATCTCTCAGGGAGAAAAACTCATGGTGGACACCATTATCAAGTCTTACTGTGACAGATTTAGACTTGAGAATAATTTCACCTCACATCCACTTCTGCAGGATCCTTTAGTGTTTGAAATTTAGCTGAGTGGGTTTCTCTAATAATTTGGATTAGAAGGCCTTAGATTTTGTTTGCATTCACCCACTAACTGGTTAAGCACGCTCTCTCAGCAAAACAGGAGTCATCCTGTGTCCTCCATACCTCtccttaaaaaactaaacagatcCATGAAGATAAAATCAAGACACTTCAAACTAAATACTGTAATCATTTCTATCTGCATATTTTTCTCTGACATCCtgcatttgttgctgccttttgttTATCATCTTTAAAGGTAGTGGCAGGTTTGGCCATCATCACTTCCACCATGACTTCCTATCAAGGTGGACTGGGCATGCAGACAATGCATGGCAGGAAAAGTGGCGAGCGCTACTGTCAGACAGTTCAGTTTCACCTCAGAcggcgtgtgcgtgtgtgatgGTCTGATGCCACAGAGGAAAGCTTGTTGACGTCATGGTGTTGGGGTAAGATTTACAGCATCAGAGACTTCCAGAAGAGAAACATTAGCCATTGTTCTTCGGTCATGATCCcataaaaaaggtttttgacaggtttgtggaaaaaaactgtGCAGGCTGAGTGTGGTGCAACCTTTATGTCTGTTGATCGTCTGCAGTAGAAAATAGAAAGTCTTATCAATATGAATTCTAGATAGCTGCGTAGTTCTGCAGGATCTTTGAAGAACTAAAGTGTGCAGTCAAATAGCattcagaaaacacaataaataaaaacaatgaagctgaaaaaaaaagacaaaagatctCACAAAGCACAGTAGCAAACAGAATATCTAGATATAAATCCCAAAAGCCCCAAAAAAGAACATTTGGAACAAAGTGACATTTTCTTAGAGTCTGTGGaagataaatgaaaacacagcatGACGTGTTGGGTTTTCTGATTTatgcttctgtttgtttcttttatcttctttgtaaggcaaggcagtttatttgtacagcacatttcatgtacaggacaattcaaagtgctttacataaaacaaaggcattacagatatttagaatagtaaaaggcatcaacacataatcacaataaaatcataaattacattaaaatgattaaaagcaagataagttaaaaaagttaccgtgcagatttcatgcataggcgcatgagaaaagaaatgtttttaacctggatctacaaatgtctacatttggggaaagtttaatctccactggcagtttgttccatttgtttgcagcataacagctaaatgctgcttctccatgtttagtctggactctggtttggactagttgaccagagtctttggacctaagagctctgctaggtttatattctctgaacatatcacagatgtattctgggcctaaaccattctgggatttgtaaacaatcagaagggtttaaaaatctattctgtgactgactggaagccagtgtaaagattttaaaactggtgtgatgtgttcatatctcttagtcctggttaaaactctagcagcagtgttctggatgagctgcagatgtttaatgctctttttagggagtcctgttaaaagactattacagtaatccagtctactggagatgaatgcatggatgagtttctcctggtctttctgggagactaaacttttaattctgttgatgtttctgagctggtaaaaagcttcttagtgaagctttgatgtggctgctgaaagtcagatctgagtctatcaacactcccaggttacgaacttggtcggtgattttaagagcctgagtctccaggtgtttaccaatgctgaccctcttctctttgctaccaaacagaataatctcagttttgtcttcatttaattgtaggaaattctccttcatccaggtgtttatttgctccagacactgacacattaagtctattggactgcagtcatctggtgacagagacacataaagttgtgtatcatctgcataactttgataattaatgctatagttctgtaaaattttacccaaagggagcatatacaagttgaacagaagaggtccaaggattgacccctgggggactccacaagtcatggccactcgttcggattcatagctgccgattgtaacaaaataactccggccttctaaataggacctgaaccagttaaggacctctccagaaagtccaacccagttttccagcctgtgcaacaggattctgtgatctacagtatcaaaccagcactgagatccaacagaaccaggactgatacttgaccagaatcagtattcaacctaatgtcatttaacactttaaccagagctgtttcagtgctgtgatgaggtcggaagccggactgaaatttatcaagatttccactttcatttaaaaagtcattaagctggtgaaatacaactttttcaataatcttggaaataaatgtaaatgtccCTGCGTTTTCTCTGATACGTTACAGCTGCTAACAtcactttgttgttgtttttacataaaactcacaaaaacttctttttctgaaatgtcggctcaagtgttttcatttttattgttgtttcttgATCATGTTAATttagtaaaaatgttttctgtttagagATCTGGAGCTTTTAGCGGGTTTCTGGCATGTTCTAGTGCCATGTTTGTGCTCATCATCTCAGACAGTTTGCTTCTGTTCTGTTGTTGGAGTTCTGAGATGAGGGCTTCATCTTTTTtacaagttttgttttgttctgctttcAGACAGTAAGTGTTACAGACTGAATCAGTGAAGTGAAGAGGGTGTGTTAGGTCCTGTGGGTGGTGGTTCATTCTGCAGAGGCAGGTCCAGCCAACAGAGGGAGGAGAATAAACCATGACCCTTCCCACACAGGGACATGTCAGCCCAGAAGAGTTTATAAATCCTTCCTCATATTTATTCCTGATCCACAGTCAATTCTCATATTGTCAGTGGTGCATTAAGGAAACTTCTGGCCCACGTCTGCAGTTTTTCATAGTTTTTCAGAGGAAGGAGCAGAGGACTGATCAGAAATGGACACTTAAACCTGCTGGCTGCTCTATTGTCATATCTCTTCATTTGGCTTCCAGATCGCTGCTGTTCAGACTTTGATCTGGACATGAACTTTGTTTGAGCTCGGTCAGCTATCGTTTCAAACCTCAGACCACATCGTACACGTTTCCTCTGACTCTTCAGCTGACACTATGTACAGCAGCGGCTACTCCCAGGTCAACAAATACAGCCCACAGACCAAGAAAAAGATGCAGTACCGCTCAAAGGGCAAGAGTTGCGGCTACTACTTGCgaatcatcttcttcttctcctcgcTCATTCAGTCTCTCATCATTGTCAGCCTCGTGCTCTTTCTGGTCTATGGAAAGACACAAGACTCAGCCTCTGAAACACGAATCCAGGACCTGGAAGAGAGCTTCAGTCGACTGTCCATAGAAAATGTTGCCCTCAAGTTGCAGAGGAAAAACCTGACCAACATCCTGAATGCCACCCTGACGGAAAAGGCTCGTAATGACTTCGACCTGGCCGAGCTGCGTCGACTCTGCAACATATCATTTCATGTTATTGGAAACTTAGAGAAGAAGCTGGtaagaaacttttttattataaaaacccGAGTCAGTCAGTGAGAGCTGCAATTTAAACAGAAGTCTGAATATTACAACTTTTTACAACCTTATCAGAGGTGGTCTTTGCAGATATTTGGAACTACAGCTGCACAAGCcatcttcatttcttttcctccagtaacacatatactggTTTTTAGATGTTCtctttactatgactccaaaaaGCTTTCAAAAAGACTCATGGTTGCAAAGATGTACTTATTGTCCTGgactcacaaaaaaaaatgtgacctgAAGTGGAAATGATTGACTTTCCTGTTTTCATGGGAGTGAAAACTGGCTTTTCTTTCGTTACACATACAGCAACAGTGCACCCTGGAGTGGATGGGTTTAAAGGTCAGATGCAGCATGAACCCACGTATAGTAGATCGTAAGtatatttctttagaaaaaaaaaaaatctttgcatgATTACTTTTAATATTGCCACATGTTTCAAAAAGCTGTCATTTATTGCATCAATCTTGCGTATTTACATGCCCTTAAAGCACCGATAGTTCCTGGTGGCTGTAACTGCGGGTCCCTGCTTGAGCAGCTGAAAGCCAGGTATGACCTTCTGGAGTCCAACTTCACCCAAACAACACAGAGAATGAGGATGGAAATGGACCAGATTGTCAAAGAGAGGGACAACCTCAACCTGGAGACCATTCGTCTGAGGAGAGACAAATCCACCCAAGAAAAGGAGATAGAGGAATACAAGAAAAATTCCAAAAGAGAGATTTCCATTACCTTTAGTCATGTCAAAAACGTCTCTAGAGCTCTCCGAGAGAAGATCGAGTCTCTCTTCCCCAGACACATTGCCTTCCAGCTCACGTGTCCAAAGCAGAGGGAGCACCTGGAGCAGATCCACACCAACTGCACCAACCTGTCACAGGAAGTGGAGGACAAGCTCCAGCGTTACCTGGACACTGTTGGAGAGCAGATGTCAACCGTCTACTATGACAACAACCACCTGAAGGCAGAAAACTGGCGGTTAAATGAGGACTACCGCTGGTGCAGCCAGAATCGCACAGCTATGGCAGCACAGCACCGACACAGCATGAATGAACTTCAGGACAAATATGACAAGGAGAAGGAGCAACTCCTGATGGACAAGATGAGGCTCAACGGAGACAAAGAGGTCCTGCTGAAGAGTGTCAAGTATAAGAGCACCGAGGTTGATCACCTTACAGAGAAAGTCAGGCAGCTCAACGTGTCTTGCATGTTGAGGGTAAGATTGAAATAAAACcattagttatttaaaaatgtgctttttattgttttccattCAAACGACTGGTCACACTAGTGTTGCTGCACATGGAGGTTCACTTCCTGTAAGGTGCAGAAGAGACTGAACTTAACTAGAGTACAGCTGAagtttatgttctttttaatgttcttcACATATTTGTGCAGAAGGAAtgggttttattttagtttcagtAAAACTCAGGGGTCATAACAGCTTATACACCATGACATTTATAGACCACATAAACACCATGAAGCCCACATCACTGTTGGGAGAACTCTCTGTCTTACATAAGATGTCTGCAATCAAAGTTGTTTATTGGAAATTATCCAAATTTAAGAGTATAGCACAAGAGAGAGACGGAAATGGCAGCCATGAGGGCAGAGGGGTGAAATATGTTTGTCTGCTGTTATGTAAGAACAATTTTAGGACCAGGACTTTGTGCTCTTTGAGGAGCCAGGGTCTGAAACCAGGAAATGTCTTTATGCATCTTATTAATACATGTTAACTGTACTGATTGTTATTCAGAGAAAAGTGTATCTCACTTTAacgttgttttctttttactccaGTCAGGAGGTCTGGGCCTCCAGCCAAACACAAATCTTGGGTGGAACTTAATGGGTGGTGGATCCAGTTCTTTACCATCCAGCTCTACTGGTTTTGTTCAGCAAGGTAGGACAGGGTCAGGCTCATCCTTCAGTAATCCAGCATCAACCGGAACTGGTTCTTTAGGTTCATTATTCCCATCCTCCGGGTCCAGCTCCAGTCTAAGTAATACTGGAGGGAATAAACCAGGATCAACCGGAACTGGTTCTTTAGGTTCATTATTCCAGTCCTCCGGGTCCAGCTCCAGCCTAAGTAATACTGGAGGGAATAAACCAGGATCAACCGGAACTGGTTCTTTAGGTTCATTATTCCCGTCCTCCGGGTCCAGCTCCAGCCTAAGTAATACTGGAGGGAATAAACCAGGATCAACCGGAACTGGTTCTTTAGGTTCATTATTCCCGTCCTCCGGGTCCAGCTCCAGCCTAAGTAATACTGGAGGGAATAAACCAGGATCAACCGGAACTGGTTCTTTAGGTTCGTTATTCCCGTCCTCCGGGTCCAGCTCCAGCCTAAGTAATACTGGAGGGAATAAACCAGGATCAACCGGAACTGGTTCTTTATTCCCGTCCTCCGGGTCCAGCTCCAGCCTAAGTAATACTGGAGGGAATAAACCAGGATCAACCGGAACTAGTTTTTTAGGTTCATTATTCCCGTCGTCCGGGTCCAGCTCCAGCCTAAGTAATACTGGAGGGAATAAACCAGGATCAACCGGAACTGGTTCTTTAGGTTCGTTATTCCCATCCTCCGG harbors:
- the plvapa gene encoding plasmalemma vesicle associated protein a isoform X3; this encodes MYSSGYSQVNKYSPQTKKKMQYRSKGKSCGYYLRIIFFFSSLIQSLIIVSLVLFLVYGKTQDSASETRIQDLEESFSRLSIENVALKLQRKNLTNILNATLTEKARNDFDLAELRRLCNISFHVIGNLEKKLQQCTLEWMGLKVRCSMNPRIVDPPIVPGGCNCGSLLEQLKARYDLLESNFTQTTQRMRMEMDQIVKERDNLNLETIRLRRDKSTQEKEIEEYKKNSKREISITFSHVKNVSRALREKIESLFPRHIAFQLTCPKQREHLEQIHTNCTNLSQEVEDKLQRYLDTVGEQMSTVYYDNNHLKAENWRLNEDYRWCSQNRTAMAAQHRHSMNELQDKYDKEKEQLLMDKMRLNGDKEVLLKSVKYKSTEVDHLTEKVRQLNVSCMLRSGGLGLQPNTNLGWNLMGGGSSSLPSSSTGFVQQGRTGSGSSFSNPASTGTGSLGSLFPSSGSSSSLSNTGGNKPGSTGTGSLGSLFQSSGSSSSLSNTGGNKPGSTGTGSLGSLFPSSGSSSSLSNTGGNKPGSTGTGSLGSLFPSSGSSSSLSNTGGNKPGSTGTGSLGSLFPSSGSSSSLSNTGGNKPGSTGTGSLFPSSGSSSSLSNTGGNKPGSTGTSFLGSLFPSSGSSSSLSNTGGNKPGSTGTGSLGSLFPSSGSSSSLSNTGGNKPGSTGTGSLGSLFPSSGSSSSLSNTGGNKPESTGTDLFSSLFPSSGSSSSRSNTVLGLNKPGSPAQGSSPVSTASGSSLSTSGIGANKPGSNGKTSSWLGSPAGSSISTGSSSPGFPWDGTVNSNSGQSKTGSTPGKTLSGTSYGGTGSSYGGGRTSGLGGGPGSISQHLQELQRLINPPGLQEKQDLSRMLG
- the plvapa gene encoding plasmalemma vesicle associated protein a isoform X1, producing MYSSGYSQVNKYSPQTKKKMQYRSKGKSCGYYLRIIFFFSSLIQSLIIVSLVLFLVYGKTQDSASETRIQDLEESFSRLSIENVALKLQRKNLTNILNATLTEKARNDFDLAELRRLCNISFHVIGNLEKKLQQCTLEWMGLKVRCSMNPRIVDPPIVPGGCNCGSLLEQLKARYDLLESNFTQTTQRMRMEMDQIVKERDNLNLETIRLRRDKSTQEKEIEEYKKNSKREISITFSHVKNVSRALREKIESLFPRHIAFQLTCPKQREHLEQIHTNCTNLSQEVEDKLQRYLDTVGEQMSTVYYDNNHLKAENWRLNEDYRWCSQNRTAMAAQHRHSMNELQDKYDKEKEQLLMDKMRLNGDKEVLLKSVKYKSTEVDHLTEKVRQLNVSCMLRSGGLGLQPNTNLGWNLMGGGSSSLPSSSTGFVQQGRTGSGSSFSNPASTGTGSLGSLFPSSGSSSSLSNTGGNKPGSTGTGSLGSLFQSSGSSSSLSNTGGNKPGSTGTGSLGSLFPSSGSSSSLSNTGGNKPGSTGTGSLGSLFPSSGSSSSLSNTGGNKPGSTGTGSLGSLFPSSGSSSSLSNTGGNKPGSTGTGSLFPSSGSSSSLSNTGGNKPGSTGTSFLGSLFPSSGSSSSLSNTGGNKPGSTGTGSLGSLFPSSGSSSSLSNTGGNKPGSTGTGSLFPSSGSSSSLSNTGGNKPGSTGTGFLDSLFPSSGSSSSLSNTGGNKPGSTGTSSLGSLFPSSGSSSSLSNTGGNKPESTGTDLFSSLFPSSGSSSSRSNTVLGLNKPGSPAQGSSPVSTASGSSLSTSGIGANKPGSNGKTSSWLGSPAGSSISTGSSSPGFPWDGTVNSNSGQSKTGSTPGKTLSGTSYGGTGSSYGGGRTSGLGGGPGSISQHLQELQRLINPPGLQEKQDLSRMLG
- the plvapa gene encoding plasmalemma vesicle associated protein a isoform X2 yields the protein MYSSGYSQVNKYSPQTKKKMQYRSKGKSCGYYLRIIFFFSSLIQSLIIVSLVLFLVYGKTQDSASETRIQDLEESFSRLSIENVALKLQRKNLTNILNATLTEKARNDFDLAELRRLCNISFHVIGNLEKKLQQCTLEWMGLKVRCSMNPRIVDPPIVPGGCNCGSLLEQLKARYDLLESNFTQTTQRMRMEMDQIVKERDNLNLETIRLRRDKSTQEKEIEEYKKNSKREISITFSHVKNVSRALREKIESLFPRHIAFQLTCPKQREHLEQIHTNCTNLSQEVEDKLQRYLDTVGEQMSTVYYDNNHLKAENWRLNEDYRWCSQNRTAMAAQHRHSMNELQDKYDKEKEQLLMDKMRLNGDKEVLLKSVKYKSTEVDHLTEKVRQLNVSCMLRSGGLGLQPNTNLGWNLMGGGSSSLPSSSTGFVQQGRTGSGSSFSNPASTGTGSLGSLFQSSGSSSSLSNTGGNKPGSTGTGSLGSLFPSSGSSSSLSNTGGNKPGSTGTGSLGSLFPSSGSSSSLSNTGGNKPGSTGTGSLGSLFPSSGSSSSLSNTGGNKPGSTGTGSLFPSSGSSSSLSNTGGNKPGSTGTSFLGSLFPSSGSSSSLSNTGGNKPGSTGTGSLGSLFPSSGSSSSLSNTGGNKPGSTGTGSLFPSSGSSSSLSNTGGNKPGSTGTGFLDSLFPSSGSSSSLSNTGGNKPGSTGTSSLGSLFPSSGSSSSLSNTGGNKPESTGTDLFSSLFPSSGSSSSRSNTVLGLNKPGSPAQGSSPVSTASGSSLSTSGIGANKPGSNGKTSSWLGSPAGSSISTGSSSPGFPWDGTVNSNSGQSKTGSTPGKTLSGTSYGGTGSSYGGGRTSGLGGGPGSISQHLQELQRLINPPGLQEKQDLSRMLG